The Antedon mediterranea chromosome 7, ecAntMedi1.1, whole genome shotgun sequence genome has a segment encoding these proteins:
- the LOC140055649 gene encoding uncharacterized protein isoform X1 produces the protein MQSFHKLCFTYGGIGGWSTNGCWVDSTNDTSTTCKCNHFTNFALLMEESEVGQLMGAGLIQQMIQVQRVNAIISQTLLYLWMYMVIRQSCPRSINWLSFIFRILGVAFLFLVCH, from the exons ATGCAATCATTTCACAAACTTTGCTTTACTTATG GAGGAATCGGAGGTTGGTCAACTAATGGGTGCTGGGTTGATTCAACAAATGATACAAGTACAACGTGTAAATGCAATCATTTCACAAACTTTGCTTTACTTATG GAGGAATCGGAGGTTGGTCAACTAATGGGTGCTGGGTTGATTCAACAAATGATACAAGTACAACGTGTAAATGCAATCATTTCACAAACTTTGCTTTACTTATG GATGTATATGGTGATACGGCAGAGCTGCCCGAGAAGCATCAATTGGCTCTCTTTTATATTTCGTATATTGGGTGTGGCCTTTCTATTCTTGGTTTGTCACTGA
- the LOC140055649 gene encoding uncharacterized protein isoform X3 has product MQSFHKLCFTYGGIGGWSTNGCWVDSTNDTSTTCKCNHFTNFALLMNVGNPKCVFWNFTANGGIGGWSTNGCWVDSTNDTSTTCKCNHFTNFALLMVSAFII; this is encoded by the exons ATGCAATCATTTCACAAACTTTGCTTTACTTATG GAGGAATCGGAGGTTGGTCAACTAATGGGTGCTGGGTTGATTCAACAAATGATACAAGTACAACGTGTAAATGCAATCATTTCACAAACTTTGCTTTACTTATG AATGTTGGAAATCCAAAATGTGTATTCTGGAATTTTACTGCTAACG GAGGAATCGGAGGTTGGTCAACTAATGGGTGCTGGGTTGATTCAACAAATGATACAAGTACAACGTGTAAATGCAATCATTTCACAAACTTTGCTTTACTTATGGTAAGTGCTTTCATTATCTGA
- the LOC140055649 gene encoding uncharacterized protein isoform X2: protein MTARKNHNLVLGGIGGWSTNGCWVDSTNDTSTTCKCNHFTNFALLMEESEVGQLMGAGLIQQMIQVQRVNAIISQTLLYLWMYMVIRQSCPRSINWLSFIFRILGVAFLFLVCH from the exons ATGACGGCGAGGAAGAATCACAATCTAGTACTAG GAGGAATCGGAGGTTGGTCAACTAATGGGTGCTGGGTTGATTCAACAAATGATACAAGTACAACGTGTAAATGCAATCATTTCACAAACTTTGCTTTACTTATG GAGGAATCGGAGGTTGGTCAACTAATGGGTGCTGGGTTGATTCAACAAATGATACAAGTACAACGTGTAAATGCAATCATTTCACAAACTTTGCTTTACTTATG GATGTATATGGTGATACGGCAGAGCTGCCCGAGAAGCATCAATTGGCTCTCTTTTATATTTCGTATATTGGGTGTGGCCTTTCTATTCTTGGTTTGTCACTGA
- the LOC140055648 gene encoding uncharacterized protein isoform X1 — protein sequence MQSFHKLCFTYGGIGGWSTNGCWVDSTNDTSTTCKCNHFTNFALLMEESEVGQLMGAGLIQQMIQVQRVNAIISQTLLYLWMYMVIRQSCPRSINWLSFIFRILGVAFLFLVCH from the exons GAGGAATCGGAGGTTGGTCAACTAATGGGTGCTGGGTTGATTCAACAAATGATACAAGTACAACGTGTAAATGCAATCATTTCACAAACTTTGCTTTACTTATG GAGGAATCGGAGGTTGGTCAACTAATGGGTGCTGGGTTGATTCAACAAATGATACAAGTACAACGTGTAAATGCAATCATTTCACAAACTTTGCTTTACTTATG GATGTATATGGTGATACGGCAGAGCTGCCCGAGAAGCATCAATTGGCTCTCTTTTATATTTCGTATATTGGGTGTGGCCTTTCTATTCTTGGTTTGTCACTGA